The Lipingzhangella halophila genome segment GCCGAGCCCGGACGAGGTCCGGGACGAGATCAACTCCCTTGAGCAGGAATTCTCCGAGCTCAACGAGGAGTACAACCAGGCCAAAGAGGACTACGACGCCGCCCAGGAGAAGCTGGAGGACACCGAGTCCGAGCTGGAGGACACCGAGGAGAAGATCGCGGACCTGCGCGAGAGCGTGAGCGCGATCGCTGGTGCCGCCTACACCGGTGTGGACTACAGCTCACCCGCCTACCTCGTGGGAGCCTCCGGTCCCGACGAGGCGCTTGAGCAGGCGGCCGACCTCGGCTATCTCTCGAAGAACCAGGAAGAGAGCTTCGAGCAGTACGCCGACGAGAAGTCCAAGCTGGAGAACCTCACCGACGAGTCCGAGGACATCGAGGAGGACGCCAAGGAGGACCTCGAGAAGGCCGAAGAGGCGCGCGACGAGGGCGAGGAGAAGATCGAGGAGCAGCAGGAGCTGCTCGACGAGCTCACCGCCGAGGAGCAGGAGGAAGCCAACTCCGATGCCGACTCCTCCGGGGGCTCCTACTCCGGCTCCGCCTCCGGCGACGCCCGGACCGCGTTGGGCTTCGCCTACGCCCAGATCGGCAAGCCCTACGTCTGGGGCGGTACCGGCCCAGACGGCTACGACTGCTCGGGACTGACCCAGGCCGCGTGGAACAAGGCCGGGGTGAGCCTGCCGCGGGTCTCCCAGGACCAGTTCAACGCGGGCACGCGGGTGTCCTGGGACGAACTGCAGCCCGGCGACCTGATGTTCTTCTACGACAGTTCGGCCCCGAGCCATGTCGGGATGTACGCCGGCAACAACACGATGGTGCACGCCTCCACCTCGTCCAAGCCGGTGCACGAGGTCACGCTGAGCGACTACTACCGCAACGAGTTCGTTGGCGGTGTGCGGCCGTAGCAGCCGTGTGTGGCGCGGGACCGGTCGCGGACAGTCTCTAGACTCGGTCCCGTGCCGTCTACGCTGATCATTACCAACGACTTCCCGCCCCGCACCGGGGG includes the following:
- a CDS encoding C40 family peptidase; translation: MDERHERGSYRRSLATGSFLIVGVLLASVGIAHAEPSPDEVRDEINSLEQEFSELNEEYNQAKEDYDAAQEKLEDTESELEDTEEKIADLRESVSAIAGAAYTGVDYSSPAYLVGASGPDEALEQAADLGYLSKNQEESFEQYADEKSKLENLTDESEDIEEDAKEDLEKAEEARDEGEEKIEEQQELLDELTAEEQEEANSDADSSGGSYSGSASGDARTALGFAYAQIGKPYVWGGTGPDGYDCSGLTQAAWNKAGVSLPRVSQDQFNAGTRVSWDELQPGDLMFFYDSSAPSHVGMYAGNNTMVHASTSSKPVHEVTLSDYYRNEFVGGVRP